The proteins below are encoded in one region of Gloeocapsa sp. PCC 73106:
- a CDS encoding TldD/PmbA family protein — protein MNDHKNIVTELIKRYRDRVDFLTIRLEQSTGTNIALRNDRIETLSEAIAIGGQVRVCHRGGWGFATFNQLSNLDQQIENAIASAKMVGEEETLLAEVAPVTVNCSIPIEGRDPRLISLSEKKSLCDRYNDILRGYHPSITTTSVSYSDINQAIIIATSEGTLIEQSWCDLEMRFAATARKEDKLQTGRETTGSRSGYQNLENLENQVRSAAGRAVEALDLPSVKGDTYTVVIDPILTGLFVHEAFGHLSEADMLYENPDLLEVMTLGKKFGPPELQIFDGASTLGHRGSYYYDDEGTPATTTELIKDGVLVGRLHSRETAGKLGEPATGNARCLSYHYPPIVRMTNTWIARGSTPVADLFSGIKTGIYARNWLGGMTNGEMFTFSAGEAWMIRDGEIREPVKDVTLSGNVFKTLDQIEAIGDDFYWDESGGCGKGGQGGLAVGCGGPSLRIRDIIVGGD, from the coding sequence ATGAATGACCATAAAAACATTGTCACCGAATTAATCAAGCGTTACCGCGATCGCGTGGACTTTCTGACTATCCGTTTAGAACAATCCACAGGGACCAATATCGCACTGAGAAACGATCGCATCGAAACCCTCAGTGAGGCGATCGCTATCGGTGGACAGGTGCGAGTTTGTCATCGTGGGGGTTGGGGATTTGCCACCTTTAATCAACTTTCTAACTTGGATCAACAAATAGAAAACGCTATAGCCTCAGCTAAAATGGTGGGGGAAGAAGAAACACTTTTAGCAGAAGTAGCACCAGTAACGGTTAACTGTTCTATACCTATAGAGGGAAGAGATCCTCGTTTGATTTCCTTGAGCGAGAAAAAAAGTCTGTGCGATCGCTATAACGACATCTTACGAGGTTACCATCCCAGCATCACCACGACCTCTGTATCTTACAGCGACATCAACCAAGCCATTATCATCGCCACTAGCGAAGGGACTCTAATCGAACAATCCTGGTGCGATCTAGAAATGCGTTTCGCCGCTACAGCTAGAAAAGAGGACAAACTGCAAACCGGGAGAGAAACCACCGGCTCGCGCTCAGGGTACCAAAATTTAGAAAATCTAGAAAACCAAGTGCGCAGCGCCGCAGGACGCGCCGTAGAAGCTTTAGATTTACCTTCCGTTAAGGGAGATACTTATACCGTAGTCATTGACCCTATTTTAACCGGACTATTCGTTCACGAAGCCTTTGGACATCTTTCTGAAGCGGATATGCTTTACGAAAACCCAGATTTACTCGAAGTTATGACCCTTGGTAAAAAGTTTGGTCCCCCAGAATTACAAATTTTTGACGGTGCTTCTACTTTAGGTCATCGAGGTAGCTATTACTATGACGACGAAGGAACCCCCGCTACTACCACTGAGTTGATTAAAGATGGGGTACTAGTAGGACGTCTACATTCTCGCGAAACAGCGGGAAAACTAGGAGAACCCGCTACGGGTAACGCTCGTTGTCTCAGCTATCACTACCCTCCTATCGTCCGCATGACCAATACTTGGATCGCTAGAGGTTCTACCCCGGTAGCTGACTTATTTAGTGGGATTAAAACGGGAATTTACGCTCGTAACTGGCTAGGAGGTATGACTAATGGGGAAATGTTTACTTTTAGTGCAGGAGAGGCTTGGATGATCCGCGATGGCGAAATTAGAGAACCTGTAAAAGATGTTACCCTTTCAGGCAATGTTTTTAAAACACTAGATCAAATCGAGGCGATCGGCGATGATTTTTATTGGGATGAGTCAGGAGGTTGCGGGAAAGGTGGACAGGGTGGTTTAGCCGTCGGTTGTGGTGGTCCCAGTCTGCGCATTCGGGATATAATTGTGGGTGGAGATTAA
- a CDS encoding XisI protein — MEKLTHYQNLIKQILTEYERISSQFPDDDIDEVLIFDDTRSQYLWFNIGWKQGKRVNAISVYVRIKNDKIYIEEDWTEAGIATDLLSKGVPKEDIVLAFYDPETRELTEFAIG, encoded by the coding sequence ATGGAAAAATTAACTCATTACCAAAACCTAATTAAACAAATTCTGACAGAATATGAAAGAATTTCATCACAATTTCCTGATGATGATATAGACGAAGTATTAATTTTTGATGACACAAGAAGTCAATATCTTTGGTTTAATATTGGTTGGAAACAGGGAAAACGAGTAAATGCTATTTCAGTTTATGTTCGCATTAAGAACGATAAAATTTATATTGAAGAAGATTGGACAGAAGCAGGAATTGCTACTGACTTATTAAGTAAAGGTGTGCCGAAAGAGGATATTGTCTTGGCGTTTTATGATCCTGAAACTCGTGAATTAACAGAGTTTGCTATCGGCTAA
- a CDS encoding DUF4278 domain-containing protein: MKFFYRGAHYEADPLIIEVTEGEIGGLYRSSPWKIHEPKQKYRLRQASFALTYRGAHYKH; this comes from the coding sequence ATGAAATTTTTCTACCGAGGTGCTCACTACGAAGCTGATCCCCTCATCATAGAAGTTACTGAAGGGGAAATCGGTGGCTTGTACAGGAGTTCGCCCTGGAAAATTCACGAACCTAAGCAAAAGTACCGTCTTCGTCAAGCATCTTTTGCCTTGACTTATCGGGGCGCACATTATAAACATTAA